In Pseudoduganella albidiflava, a single window of DNA contains:
- a CDS encoding circularly permuted type 2 ATP-grasp protein, producing the protein MPNFYDEMYSTEASVRPHYQAFAQWLAEQPPGLIDQKRTEAELIFQRVGITFAVYGDTAGKERLIPFDIIPRVIHAAEWATLQAGLVQRVTALNRFLHDVYHDQEILKAGVIPREQVLNNAQYRPAMQGIDVPASIYAHIAGVDIVRAGEGEFYVLEDNLRVPSGVSYMLENRKMMMRLFPALFASNRVAPVDHYPDLLLDNLRTVAPYDSADPTVVVLTPGMHNSAYFEHAFLAQQMGVSLVQGQDLYVKNETVYMRTTRGARKVDVIYRRIDDDYLDPRAFRPESTLGVPGLMDAVRAGRVGLANAIGTGVADDKSIYPFVPDMIEFYLGEKPILNNVPTYQCRKKDDLAYTLANLPELVVKEVHGAGGYGMLVGPAATSAEIEAFRERLVANPAGYIAQPTLALSACPTYVESGVAPRHIDLRPFVLSGKTVTMVPGGLTRVALREGSLVVNSSQGGGTKDTWILEN; encoded by the coding sequence ATGCCGAACTTTTACGACGAAATGTATTCCACCGAGGCCAGCGTGCGCCCCCACTACCAGGCGTTCGCGCAGTGGCTGGCGGAGCAGCCACCCGGCCTGATCGACCAGAAGCGCACCGAAGCGGAGCTCATCTTCCAGCGCGTGGGCATCACGTTCGCCGTGTATGGCGACACGGCCGGCAAGGAGCGGCTGATCCCGTTCGATATCATCCCGCGCGTGATCCACGCCGCCGAGTGGGCCACGCTGCAGGCCGGCCTGGTGCAGCGGGTGACGGCGCTGAACCGCTTCCTGCACGATGTCTACCACGACCAGGAAATCCTCAAGGCGGGCGTCATCCCCCGCGAGCAGGTCCTGAACAACGCCCAGTACCGCCCGGCCATGCAGGGCATCGACGTCCCCGCCAGCATCTACGCGCACATCGCCGGCGTCGATATCGTGCGGGCCGGAGAGGGCGAGTTCTACGTCCTGGAAGACAACCTGCGGGTACCGTCCGGCGTCTCGTACATGCTGGAAAACCGCAAGATGATGATGCGGCTGTTCCCCGCGCTGTTCGCCAGCAACCGGGTGGCGCCGGTCGATCACTATCCCGACCTGCTGCTCGACAACCTGCGCACCGTGGCGCCGTACGACAGCGCCGATCCGACCGTGGTGGTGCTCACGCCCGGCATGCACAACTCGGCCTACTTCGAGCATGCGTTCCTGGCCCAGCAGATGGGCGTCTCGCTGGTGCAGGGGCAGGACCTCTACGTCAAAAACGAAACCGTCTATATGCGCACCACGCGCGGCGCGCGCAAGGTCGACGTGATCTATCGCCGCATCGACGACGACTACCTCGATCCCCGTGCATTCCGCCCCGAGTCCACGCTGGGCGTGCCCGGCCTGATGGACGCGGTGCGCGCCGGCCGGGTGGGCCTGGCCAACGCCATCGGCACCGGCGTGGCCGACGACAAGTCGATCTACCCGTTCGTGCCGGACATGATCGAGTTTTATCTCGGCGAAAAACCGATCCTCAACAACGTGCCCACCTATCAATGCCGGAAGAAGGACGACCTGGCGTACACGCTGGCGAACCTGCCGGAGCTGGTGGTCAAGGAAGTGCATGGCGCCGGCGGCTACGGCATGCTGGTCGGCCCGGCCGCGACGAGCGCCGAGATCGAGGCGTTCCGCGAGCGGCTGGTGGCCAATCCGGCGGGCTACATCGCCCAGCCCACGCTGGCGCTGTCGGCCTGCCCGACCTATGTGGAGTCGGGCGTGGCGCCGCGGCATATCGATTTGCGCCCGTTCGTCCTGTCGGGCAAGACGGTGACGATGGTGCCGGGCGGGCTGACCCGCGTGGCGCTGCGCGAAGGCTCGCTGGTGGTGAATTCGTCGCAGGGCGGCGGCACCAAGGACACCTGGATACTGGAGAACTGA
- a CDS encoding zinc-binding metallopeptidase family protein translates to MKTFHCDKCSQQVFFENTLCFNCDSTLGYQPATRSINSFEETEDGHWRSLNRIDEGKLYKKCGNYVEHNVCNWMLPADDPHELCASCQLTVVIPALSSEKNHVLWARLETAKRRLLFSLATLNLTPASKEEEPETGLAFQFLEDGVTDQCVMTGHANGVITLNIAEADPAERERTREQMHERYRTLLGHFRHESGHYYFDRLVVDSEFIDGFRALFGDERQDYGESLKRHYAEGPVEDWESRFVSSYASSHPWEDWAETWAHYLHMMDTLETAHACGLSLHPTKPLEPSLDITAPPTKVASFDDTLSDWFALTYVLNSLNRSIGMPDSYPFKLSTPVLEKLEFVHKVVRAQRPRASKRPI, encoded by the coding sequence ATGAAAACGTTCCATTGCGACAAATGCTCGCAACAAGTCTTCTTTGAGAACACCCTGTGCTTCAACTGCGACAGCACGCTGGGCTACCAGCCCGCCACGCGCAGCATCAACAGCTTCGAGGAAACCGAGGATGGCCACTGGCGCAGCCTGAACCGCATCGACGAAGGCAAGCTGTATAAAAAATGCGGCAACTATGTCGAGCACAACGTCTGCAACTGGATGCTGCCCGCGGACGATCCCCACGAACTGTGCGCGTCGTGCCAGCTGACCGTCGTGATCCCGGCACTGTCGTCGGAAAAGAACCACGTGTTGTGGGCACGCCTGGAAACGGCCAAGCGCCGCCTGCTGTTCTCGCTGGCCACGCTGAACCTCACGCCCGCTTCAAAGGAAGAGGAACCGGAAACGGGCCTGGCGTTCCAGTTCCTGGAAGATGGCGTCACCGACCAGTGCGTGATGACGGGCCATGCCAACGGCGTGATCACGCTGAACATCGCCGAAGCCGATCCCGCCGAACGCGAACGCACGCGCGAGCAGATGCATGAACGCTACCGCACCCTGCTGGGGCACTTCCGCCACGAAAGCGGGCACTATTATTTCGACCGCCTGGTCGTGGACAGCGAATTCATCGACGGCTTCCGCGCGCTGTTCGGCGACGAGCGCCAGGATTACGGCGAAAGCCTGAAGCGCCACTACGCCGAAGGGCCGGTGGAAGACTGGGAGTCGCGCTTCGTGAGCAGCTACGCCAGCTCGCACCCGTGGGAAGACTGGGCGGAAACCTGGGCCCACTACCTGCACATGATGGACACGCTGGAAACCGCGCACGCCTGCGGCCTGTCGCTGCATCCGACCAAACCGCTCGAACCATCGCTGGACATCACCGCGCCGCCCACCAAGGTTGCCTCGTTCGACGACACCCTGAGCGACTGGTTCGCCCTCACGTACGTGCTCAACAGCCTGAACCGCAGCATCGGCATGCCCGATTCGTATCCGTTCAAGCTCAGCACGCCGGTGCTGGAAAAGCTGGAGTTCGTGCACAAGGTGGTGCGTGCCCAGCGGCCGCGCGCCTCAAAGCGCCCCATCTAG
- a CDS encoding alpha-E domain-containing protein, with protein sequence MLSRTADHLFWMARYTERAENTARMLDVRVQYSLMPQTALAAQQGWRTMLGVSELEQQFDAKYSALTQKEVIDFMVRDPDNPSSIASCLTAARENARAVRGTLTTEVWETENTTWIELQQHLKSRMFETHPGQFLEWVKHRSHLSRGVTLGTMFQDGAFNFIRLGTFLERADNTARILDVKFRFLDSDAIKAGPQGEFYYLAALLRSVSAFETYRKVYRDAITPSRVAALLILEEKMPRSLVACMAAVVANLQEISNEVSQETERLAGKLHAKVRLAVIDDILEEGLHDFLTAFLASIEEIGNGIGSDFLVPAEDHA encoded by the coding sequence ATGTTGAGCCGCACCGCAGATCATTTGTTCTGGATGGCCCGCTACACCGAACGGGCGGAAAACACGGCCCGCATGCTCGACGTGCGCGTGCAGTATTCGCTCATGCCGCAAACGGCGCTGGCCGCCCAGCAGGGCTGGCGCACCATGCTGGGTGTGTCGGAACTGGAGCAGCAGTTCGATGCCAAGTACTCCGCCCTGACCCAGAAGGAGGTCATCGACTTCATGGTGCGCGATCCGGACAATCCTTCCTCGATCGCCAGCTGCCTGACGGCGGCGCGCGAGAATGCCCGGGCCGTGCGCGGCACCCTCACCACCGAAGTGTGGGAAACCGAGAACACCACCTGGATCGAGCTGCAGCAGCATCTGAAGAGCCGCATGTTCGAAACGCACCCTGGCCAGTTCCTGGAGTGGGTGAAGCACCGCTCGCACCTGTCGCGCGGCGTCACGCTGGGCACCATGTTCCAGGATGGGGCGTTCAACTTCATCCGCCTCGGCACCTTCCTGGAGCGGGCCGACAACACGGCGCGCATCCTCGACGTGAAGTTCCGCTTCCTCGATTCCGATGCGATCAAGGCGGGGCCGCAGGGCGAGTTCTATTACCTGGCGGCGCTGCTGCGCTCCGTGTCCGCGTTCGAGACGTACCGCAAGGTCTATCGCGATGCCATCACGCCGTCGCGCGTGGCCGCGCTGCTGATCCTGGAAGAAAAGATGCCGCGCTCGCTGGTGGCCTGCATGGCCGCCGTGGTGGCGAACCTGCAGGAAATCAGCAACGAGGTGTCGCAGGAAACCGAGCGCCTGGCCGGCAAGCTGCACGCCAAGGTGCGGCTGGCCGTGATCGACGACATCCTGGAAGAAGGCCTGCATGATTTCCTCACGGCGTTCCTGGCATCGATCGAGGAAATCGGCAACGGCATCGGCAGCGACTTTTTGGTGCCGGCCGAAGACCACGCTTGA
- a CDS encoding transglutaminase family protein — protein MAIRIALHHKTSYRYDRPVGLSPHEVRLRPAPHARTPILSYSLTVQPQEHFINWQQDPYGNYIGRFVFPEKSDTLDFTVDLVADMTVINPFDFFVEKYAETFPFAYPPQLTAELSAYLQTEPSSPLVMEWVTAARRDLLGKPMGTNDFLVAVNQRLQRDIAYLLRMEPGVQAPDETLQKRSGSCRDTGWLLVQILREMGLAARFVSGYLIQLRADQEALDGPSGTDVDFTDLHAWTEVYIPGAGWIGLDPTSGMLASEGHIPLACTALPSSAAPVSGYTDKAEVTFFHEMTITRIHEDPRVTKPYTEADWQKIDRLGQQVDADLKRQDVRLTQGGEPTFVSIDDMDGPEWNTLAHGDKKRELAGNLMHRLKNHFAPGGMLHYGQGKWYPGEPLPRWALNIYWRIDGQPMWLDATLFSDEHIDDGYGPDDAGRFTAELVKSLALPANSAIPAYEDVLLQAQREQALPRNLDPLDADLTAPEERRRLARLLERGLGEVAGYVLPLKAKDYDPSTLGTVWQTSPWPIRRENLYLIEGDSPIGLRLPLATLPWVLPEEREPEFDVDPFAPRSALPVEERKKEKEKRPILGLAASKAGDKPTAKGSRPVVEPIRPIKPAEPAEPAPRDVIHTALCVEVRAGRLYVFMPPIKRIEDYLALVSAVERTAAKLAMKLRIEGYAPPRDPRIKLLSVTPDPGVIEVNIHPAASWNELVYNVSTLYQEARLTRLGTEKFMLDGRHTGTGGGNHATLGGATAEDSPMLRRPDLLKSLITYWQNHPALSYLFSGTFIGPTSQAPRVDEARDDNLYELAIAFQQMDQVLPTLHEGDKPWIVDRLLRNLLVDLTGNTHRAEFSIDKLYSPDGPTGRLGLVEFRAFEMPPHERMSLLQMLLLRALVARFWREPYQAKLVNWGVALHDRWMLPHFVAQDIRDVARDLRAHGYEFEDHWFEPFIEFRFPRFGTVVYEGVEMELRQAIEPWNVLGEEVSAGGTARYVDSSVERMQLLVRGLTNGRHVIACNGRMLPLHPTGIPGEYVAGVRFRAWSPWSALHPTIRVQAPLTFDLVDTWSGRAIGGCTYHVVHPGGRNEVGSPVNANAAEARRFARFWPHGHTPGPMTVRKEERNPSFPMTLDLRWQAD, from the coding sequence ATGGCTATCCGTATCGCGCTGCACCACAAGACCAGTTACCGCTATGACCGCCCGGTCGGCCTCTCCCCCCATGAAGTGCGCCTGCGCCCGGCGCCCCATGCGCGCACGCCGATCCTCTCGTACTCGCTGACGGTGCAACCGCAGGAACACTTCATCAACTGGCAGCAGGACCCGTACGGCAACTACATCGGCCGCTTTGTCTTCCCCGAAAAATCGGACACGCTCGACTTCACGGTCGACCTGGTGGCCGACATGACCGTCATCAACCCGTTCGACTTCTTCGTCGAGAAGTACGCGGAAACCTTCCCGTTCGCCTACCCGCCGCAACTCACGGCCGAACTGAGCGCCTACCTGCAGACGGAACCATCCAGCCCGCTGGTAATGGAATGGGTGACGGCGGCGCGCCGCGACCTGCTGGGCAAGCCGATGGGCACCAACGACTTCCTGGTGGCCGTCAACCAGCGCCTGCAGCGCGACATCGCCTACCTGCTGCGCATGGAACCCGGCGTGCAGGCGCCCGATGAAACGCTGCAGAAGCGCTCCGGCTCGTGCCGCGACACCGGCTGGCTGCTGGTGCAGATCCTGCGGGAGATGGGCCTGGCGGCGCGTTTCGTGTCCGGCTACCTGATCCAGCTGCGCGCCGACCAGGAAGCGCTCGATGGCCCCAGCGGCACCGACGTCGACTTTACGGACCTGCACGCGTGGACCGAGGTGTACATCCCCGGCGCCGGCTGGATCGGGCTCGATCCCACCTCCGGCATGCTGGCCAGCGAAGGCCACATCCCACTGGCCTGTACGGCGCTGCCGTCGTCCGCGGCACCGGTCTCCGGTTATACGGACAAGGCCGAAGTCACCTTCTTCCACGAGATGACGATCACGCGCATCCACGAAGACCCGCGCGTGACGAAACCGTACACCGAGGCGGACTGGCAGAAGATCGACCGCCTCGGCCAGCAGGTCGATGCCGATTTGAAGCGGCAGGACGTGCGCCTGACCCAGGGCGGCGAACCCACCTTCGTGTCGATCGACGACATGGACGGCCCGGAATGGAACACCCTGGCCCACGGCGACAAGAAGCGCGAGTTGGCGGGCAACCTGATGCACCGGCTGAAAAACCACTTTGCACCGGGCGGCATGCTGCACTACGGCCAGGGCAAGTGGTATCCGGGCGAACCGCTGCCGCGCTGGGCCCTCAACATCTACTGGCGCATCGACGGCCAGCCGATGTGGCTCGACGCCACGCTGTTCTCGGACGAACACATCGACGACGGCTATGGCCCCGACGATGCCGGCCGCTTCACCGCCGAACTGGTGAAGTCGCTCGCCCTGCCCGCCAACAGCGCCATCCCGGCCTACGAGGACGTGCTGCTGCAAGCCCAGCGCGAACAGGCACTGCCGCGCAACCTCGATCCGCTGGACGCCGACCTCACCGCGCCGGAAGAACGCCGCCGCCTGGCGCGCCTGCTGGAACGCGGCCTCGGCGAGGTGGCCGGCTACGTGCTGCCGCTGAAGGCGAAGGATTACGATCCGTCGACGCTGGGCACCGTGTGGCAAACGTCGCCGTGGCCGATCCGGCGCGAGAACCTGTACCTGATCGAAGGCGATTCGCCGATCGGCCTGCGCCTGCCGCTGGCCACGCTGCCGTGGGTGCTGCCGGAAGAACGCGAACCGGAATTCGATGTCGACCCGTTCGCACCGCGCTCCGCCCTGCCGGTCGAGGAACGCAAGAAGGAAAAGGAAAAGCGGCCGATCCTGGGCCTGGCCGCCAGCAAGGCCGGGGACAAGCCGACCGCGAAAGGAAGCAGGCCGGTCGTCGAACCCATCCGACCCATCAAGCCGGCCGAACCGGCCGAGCCGGCCCCGCGCGATGTGATCCACACCGCGCTGTGCGTCGAAGTGCGCGCCGGCCGCCTGTATGTGTTCATGCCGCCCATTAAACGCATCGAGGATTACCTGGCGCTGGTGAGCGCCGTCGAACGCACCGCCGCCAAGCTGGCGATGAAGCTGCGCATCGAAGGCTACGCGCCGCCGCGCGACCCGCGCATCAAGCTGCTCAGCGTAACGCCCGACCCCGGCGTGATCGAGGTGAACATCCACCCGGCGGCAAGCTGGAACGAGCTGGTTTATAACGTGTCGACCCTGTACCAGGAAGCCCGGCTCACGCGGCTGGGCACCGAGAAATTCATGCTCGACGGCCGCCACACGGGCACCGGCGGCGGCAACCACGCCACCCTGGGCGGCGCCACCGCCGAGGACAGCCCGATGCTGCGCCGGCCGGACCTGCTGAAAAGCCTGATCACCTACTGGCAGAACCACCCCGCCCTGTCGTACCTGTTCTCGGGCACTTTTATCGGGCCGACCAGCCAGGCGCCGCGCGTGGACGAAGCCCGCGACGACAACCTGTATGAACTGGCGATCGCCTTCCAGCAGATGGACCAGGTGCTGCCGACGTTGCATGAAGGCGACAAGCCGTGGATCGTCGACCGCCTGCTGCGCAACCTGCTTGTGGACCTGACGGGCAACACGCACCGCGCCGAATTCTCCATCGACAAGCTGTATTCGCCGGACGGCCCCACCGGCCGCCTGGGCCTGGTGGAATTCCGCGCCTTCGAGATGCCGCCGCACGAGCGCATGAGCCTTCTGCAAATGTTGCTGCTGCGCGCCCTGGTCGCGCGCTTCTGGCGCGAACCATACCAGGCCAAGCTGGTGAACTGGGGCGTGGCCCTGCACGACCGCTGGATGCTGCCGCATTTCGTCGCCCAGGATATCCGCGACGTGGCCCGCGACCTGCGCGCGCACGGCTATGAATTCGAGGACCACTGGTTCGAGCCCTTCATCGAATTCCGTTTCCCCCGCTTCGGCACCGTGGTCTACGAGGGCGTGGAAATGGAGCTGCGCCAGGCGATCGAGCCGTGGAACGTGCTGGGCGAGGAAGTGAGCGCGGGCGGCACCGCGCGCTATGTCGATTCTTCCGTGGAGCGGATGCAGCTGCTGGTGCGCGGGCTGACCAACGGCCGCCACGTCATCGCCTGCAATGGCCGCATGTTGCCATTGCACCCCACCGGCATTCCGGGCGAGTATGTGGCAGGGGTGCGCTTCCGCGCCTGGAGCCCGTGGTCGGCGCTGCACCCGACCATCCGCGTGCAGGCGCCGCTCACCTTCGACCTGGTCGACACCTGGAGCGGGCGCGCGATCGGCGGCTGCACCTATCATGTGGTGCATCCGGGCGGGCGCAACGAGGTAGGTTCGCCGGTCAACGCCAACGCCGCCGAGGCACGCCGTTTCGCGCGCTTCTGGCCGCACGGCCACACGCCGGGGCCGATGACTGTGCGAAAAGAGGAACGGAATCCCAGCTTCCCGATGACATTGGATTTGCGCTGGCAGGCAGATTGA
- a CDS encoding transglutaminase domain-containing protein: MLLRTRCNLSFIVAEPTPFILILRPRSDANQWVAHQSYNLAPGVPAVEFADAYGNLCQRLVAPPGAFSIYTSADVMTAATIAIAPGAPFVDVQHLPDEVLTYLLPSRYCESELFLDMATEIVAGAAPGYDQVARITEWVRDSVRFNPASPYSHMAASDVNERREGVCRDLAHLGIALCRSLCIPARIVAGYLHGLQPMDLHAWFEAYVGGRWYTFDPTQAGPRGGRVTIARGHDAANVAIFSQFGPPLERQDMEVSVDLLDGAL, encoded by the coding sequence ATGTTGTTGCGCACCCGTTGCAACCTGAGTTTTATCGTTGCCGAGCCGACGCCGTTCATCCTGATCCTGCGCCCCCGCAGCGACGCAAACCAGTGGGTGGCGCATCAAAGCTATAACCTGGCCCCCGGCGTGCCGGCGGTGGAATTCGCCGATGCCTACGGCAACTTGTGCCAGCGCCTGGTGGCGCCGCCCGGCGCCTTTTCGATCTACACCTCGGCCGACGTGATGACGGCCGCCACGATCGCCATCGCACCCGGCGCGCCGTTCGTCGACGTGCAGCACCTGCCCGACGAGGTGCTCACGTACCTGCTGCCCAGCCGCTATTGCGAATCCGAGCTGTTCCTGGACATGGCCACCGAGATCGTTGCCGGCGCCGCGCCGGGATACGACCAGGTGGCCCGCATCACCGAATGGGTGCGCGACTCGGTGCGCTTCAATCCGGCGTCGCCCTACAGCCACATGGCGGCGTCCGACGTCAACGAGCGGCGCGAGGGCGTCTGCCGCGACCTGGCGCACCTGGGCATCGCCTTGTGCCGCAGCCTGTGCATCCCGGCGCGCATCGTGGCCGGCTACCTGCACGGACTGCAACCGATGGACCTGCACGCATGGTTCGAAGCCTACGTGGGCGGGCGCTGGTACACCTTCGATCCGACCCAGGCGGGCCCGCGCGGCGGCCGCGTGACGATCGCCCGCGGCCACGACGCGGCCAACGTGGCGATCTTCAGCCAGTTCGGGCCGCCGCTGGAACGCCAGGACATGGAGGTGTCCGTCGATCTCCTAGATGGGGCGCTTTGA
- a CDS encoding circularly permuted type 2 ATP-grasp protein, translating to MSNNLLESYLSAPDGFDEMLDAAGVPRAHWRAMLDSLEHEPPDMMRQRHEMVQRQVRENGVTYNVRADADGLQRPWDLNVLPLILPHEEWAGIEAAVIQRARLLNKILGDVYGPQDMLREGLLPPALVHGHAGFLRPCHGMGHHDDIALHFYAVDLARAPDGRWWVLADRTQAPSGAGYALENRAIISPTFPDLLRELKVQPLAGFFRTMRDSLVHWGRLCAAKGDSPAPLREGEMPLIVLLTPGPRTESYYEQAYLARHLGLPLVEGSDLTVRDGVVYLKTLAGLHRVHVIMRRVDDESCDPLELCSSMLGVAGLTQAARRGNVLVANSLGSSLLESGALLGFLPALSRRLLGEPLKMPSVATWWCGEPAALEAVIGKLDRLVIKPSFSQLPPTTVFGQDLAGEARAELIAKLRANPNNYIAQEVVQLSRAPVWKAGAASGLQPRAIGLRVFACATPNGYVVMPGGLTRVATGPDARVLTMKMGGASKDTWVQARARVAVPRLQKRSITGKDLVREDSNLSSRVAENLLWFGRYAERCDNIARLLRVALNFLFNVRFDQRGAEWPTVEALCIWFQLIDGEKRPVAGQAAQMQSQTSGPGGQSQSQGQAVAIFTDAELESALLLAVVSPNVPGLARQQQHLVRIAGQLHERFSVDNWRALNRMVQPAARPGERPSQSEVMTILDDAASALMTLAGFALDGMTRDLGWRFMSIGRRLERLQFQSVVLQRALAMDENGNLEWLLELSDSIITYRARYRAQPEWLPVLDLLLRDGTNPRSILFQMDGILGALRKIAQTHGACGVELLEPLREEVLALEPDADLNYANAHLSDLLNRIQVASAALSEQISVQFFSYTDGQQRSRRS from the coding sequence ATGTCCAATAACCTCCTTGAGTCTTATCTTTCAGCGCCAGATGGTTTCGATGAAATGCTCGACGCGGCCGGCGTGCCGCGCGCGCACTGGCGCGCCATGCTCGACAGCCTGGAGCACGAACCGCCGGACATGATGCGCCAGCGCCACGAAATGGTGCAGCGCCAGGTGCGCGAAAACGGCGTGACGTACAACGTGCGCGCCGATGCCGACGGCCTGCAGCGGCCGTGGGACCTGAACGTGCTGCCGCTGATCCTGCCGCACGAGGAATGGGCCGGCATCGAGGCGGCCGTAATCCAGCGCGCGCGGCTGCTCAATAAAATCCTCGGCGACGTCTACGGCCCGCAGGACATGCTGCGCGAAGGCCTGCTGCCGCCAGCGCTGGTGCACGGCCACGCCGGCTTCCTGCGCCCGTGCCACGGCATGGGCCACCACGACGACATCGCCCTGCACTTTTACGCGGTGGACCTGGCGCGCGCGCCGGACGGCCGCTGGTGGGTGCTGGCCGACCGCACGCAGGCGCCCTCCGGTGCCGGCTATGCGCTGGAAAACCGCGCAATCATCTCGCCCACCTTCCCCGACCTGCTGCGCGAACTGAAAGTGCAGCCGCTGGCCGGCTTCTTCCGCACCATGCGCGACAGCCTGGTGCACTGGGGCCGCCTGTGCGCCGCCAAGGGCGATTCCCCGGCGCCGCTGCGCGAGGGCGAAATGCCATTGATCGTGCTGCTCACGCCAGGCCCACGCACCGAAAGCTATTACGAGCAGGCGTATCTCGCCCGACATCTCGGCCTGCCGCTGGTGGAAGGCAGCGACCTCACCGTGCGAGATGGCGTGGTGTACCTGAAAACCTTGGCCGGCCTGCACCGCGTGCACGTGATCATGCGCCGCGTGGACGACGAATCGTGCGATCCGCTGGAACTGTGCAGCTCGATGCTGGGCGTGGCGGGGCTGACGCAGGCCGCCCGTCGCGGCAACGTGCTGGTAGCGAACAGCCTGGGTTCCAGCCTGCTGGAATCGGGCGCCCTGCTCGGCTTCCTGCCGGCGCTGTCGCGGCGGCTGCTGGGCGAGCCGCTGAAGATGCCATCCGTCGCCACCTGGTGGTGCGGCGAACCGGCCGCGCTGGAAGCGGTGATCGGCAAGCTCGATCGGCTGGTCATCAAACCAAGCTTCTCGCAGCTGCCACCAACCACGGTGTTCGGGCAGGACCTGGCCGGCGAAGCGCGCGCGGAGCTGATCGCCAAGCTGCGCGCCAATCCCAATAACTACATCGCCCAGGAAGTGGTGCAGCTGTCGCGGGCACCAGTGTGGAAAGCTGGTGCGGCATCCGGCTTGCAGCCGCGCGCCATCGGCCTGCGCGTATTCGCCTGTGCCACGCCGAACGGTTACGTGGTGATGCCGGGCGGCCTGACCCGCGTGGCCACCGGCCCGGATGCGCGCGTGCTGACGATGAAGATGGGCGGCGCCAGCAAGGACACCTGGGTGCAGGCGCGCGCCAGGGTGGCGGTGCCGCGCCTGCAAAAGCGCAGCATCACCGGCAAGGACCTGGTGCGCGAAGACAGCAATCTGTCGAGCCGCGTGGCGGAAAACCTGCTGTGGTTCGGCCGATACGCGGAACGCTGCGACAACATCGCCCGCCTGCTGCGCGTGGCCCTGAACTTCCTGTTCAACGTGCGCTTCGACCAGCGCGGCGCCGAATGGCCGACCGTCGAGGCGCTGTGCATCTGGTTCCAGCTGATCGATGGCGAAAAGCGGCCGGTGGCCGGCCAGGCGGCACAGATGCAAAGCCAAACTTCCGGCCCAGGTGGTCAATCGCAAAGCCAGGGGCAGGCGGTTGCCATCTTTACCGATGCCGAACTCGAATCGGCCCTGCTGCTGGCGGTGGTGTCGCCCAACGTGCCCGGGCTGGCCCGGCAGCAGCAGCACCTGGTGCGCATCGCCGGCCAGCTGCACGAGCGCTTCTCCGTCGACAACTGGCGCGCGCTGAACCGCATGGTGCAGCCGGCCGCCCGGCCCGGCGAGCGGCCGTCGCAGTCCGAAGTGATGACCATCCTCGACGACGCCGCCTCCGCGCTGATGACGCTGGCCGGCTTCGCGCTCGACGGCATGACGCGCGACCTCGGCTGGCGCTTCATGTCGATCGGCCGCCGCCTGGAGCGGCTGCAGTTCCAGAGCGTGGTGCTGCAGCGCGCGCTGGCGATGGACGAAAACGGCAACCTGGAATGGCTGCTCGAACTGTCCGACAGCATCATCACTTATCGGGCCCGCTACCGCGCCCAGCCCGAGTGGCTGCCGGTGCTCGACCTGCTCCTGCGCGACGGCACCAACCCGCGCTCGATCCTGTTCCAGATGGACGGCATCCTCGGGGCGTTAAGAAAAATCGCCCAGACGCATGGGGCCTGCGGCGTGGAGCTGCTGGAGCCATTGCGGGAGGAAGTGTTGGCGCTTGAACCGGATGCCGACCTCAATTACGCCAATGCGCATTTGAGCGACCTGCTGAATCGTATCCAGGTGGCCAGTGCGGCGTTGTCGGAGCAGATCAGCGTGCAGTTCTTCAGTTATACGGATGGGCAGCAGAGGAGCCGGCGATCATGA
- a CDS encoding DUF4265 domain-containing protein, whose protein sequence is MHHVDEDGTTLIALFVAMRENGPVCEEIPAQSLGGNQYELLSSPGLALNLARGDIVEIKSGTAPATVVRRGGNFCIQIYADELAAAHVAELRENVGEKLHGTLDGSYRGNLALSVPASAGMASICEVFDGFTARTGVPWYFANVYKNFDDAEDETLLDWWQ, encoded by the coding sequence ATGCACCATGTGGACGAAGATGGGACGACGCTGATCGCGCTGTTCGTGGCGATGCGGGAAAACGGGCCGGTATGCGAAGAGATACCCGCGCAGAGCCTCGGCGGCAACCAGTATGAATTGCTGTCGTCGCCCGGGCTGGCGCTGAACCTCGCGCGCGGCGATATCGTGGAGATCAAAAGCGGCACGGCACCAGCCACCGTGGTGCGGCGTGGCGGCAATTTCTGTATCCAGATCTATGCCGACGAACTCGCCGCAGCGCATGTCGCGGAACTTCGGGAAAACGTCGGCGAAAAACTGCATGGCACGCTGGACGGCAGCTATCGTGGCAACCTGGCGCTGTCGGTCCCGGCTTCCGCCGGGATGGCCAGTATCTGCGAGGTCTTCGACGGGTTCACCGCGAGGACGGGCGTACCGTGGTATTTCGCGAACGTCTACAAGAACTTCGACGATGCGGAGGATGAGACGCTGCTGGATTGGTGGCAGTGA